A portion of the Lysinibacillus timonensis genome contains these proteins:
- the fliF gene encoding flagellar basal-body MS-ring/collar protein FliF: MNERLKKVKTDSTQFWKSRTKKQKGTMIGTLLGVIALASILTFMFTRTTMVPIFTELSASEVGEIAEVLETQGVTYEIAPGGTNILVPEGQVDSLKVSLAAQGFPKTGEINNSFFTTNAGFGMTDNEFEVIKLAATQTELENLIRTIDGIKDANVMITLPQEGIFVNDVGQGASASIVLDTEPGHQFSSEQITALYNLVSKSIPNLSTDNIVITNQHSEYFDLASATAGSGSVDTVQGQMEVKQTVERDLQRQVQQMLGTLMGNDKVVVSVTTDIDFKQENRRENLVEPVNEDNMSGIEISAQRITETYTGTGAANGTPEAGNATDNFTNYTETTNGDGDYERVEETINNDVNRITRDIQESPYKIRDIGIQVVVEPPVADDVTSLSDGVRDDIEQILSTIVRTSIDKEAAGNLTDEQIEEKIVVSVQPFLGNNAQAITGEETSVIPWWIWVVGGILVAVIALLVTTLLFKKKRKQQQEDEEVIEYQRELFVDDINEEKETESTVRRKQLEKMAKEKPEDFAKLLRSWITED, from the coding sequence ATGAATGAACGACTTAAAAAAGTGAAAACAGACTCCACTCAATTTTGGAAGAGTCGAACAAAAAAACAAAAAGGTACAATGATTGGTACGTTATTAGGTGTTATTGCTTTAGCTAGCATATTAACGTTTATGTTTACTCGTACGACAATGGTACCTATATTTACTGAGCTTTCAGCTTCTGAAGTAGGTGAAATTGCAGAAGTATTAGAAACACAAGGTGTTACATATGAAATTGCCCCTGGTGGAACGAACATTTTAGTTCCGGAAGGACAAGTCGACTCATTAAAAGTCTCCCTAGCAGCGCAAGGCTTTCCTAAAACCGGTGAAATAAATAATTCATTCTTCACAACGAATGCTGGTTTTGGGATGACTGACAATGAATTCGAAGTGATTAAACTAGCAGCAACCCAAACAGAGTTAGAAAATTTAATTAGAACGATTGATGGGATTAAAGATGCGAATGTCATGATTACATTACCTCAAGAAGGAATTTTTGTGAATGATGTAGGTCAAGGTGCAAGCGCATCTATTGTTTTGGATACAGAACCAGGCCATCAATTTTCGAGTGAACAAATTACCGCTTTATATAATCTTGTTTCAAAAAGTATTCCTAACTTAAGCACGGATAATATCGTGATTACGAACCAACATTCCGAGTACTTCGATTTAGCATCAGCAACAGCAGGATCAGGTTCAGTAGACACTGTACAAGGTCAAATGGAAGTAAAGCAAACAGTTGAACGTGATCTTCAAAGACAAGTTCAACAAATGTTAGGAACGTTAATGGGGAACGATAAGGTCGTAGTGTCTGTAACAACGGACATCGATTTTAAACAAGAAAATCGTCGAGAGAATTTAGTTGAACCTGTAAATGAAGACAATATGTCTGGAATTGAAATTAGCGCACAAAGAATCACTGAAACATATACCGGGACAGGTGCAGCTAATGGTACACCAGAAGCTGGTAACGCTACAGATAATTTTACAAACTATACTGAAACGACAAATGGTGACGGAGATTACGAACGGGTTGAAGAAACAATCAATAATGATGTAAACCGTATTACTAGGGATATACAAGAAAGTCCTTATAAAATTAGGGATATAGGTATTCAAGTTGTAGTAGAACCACCAGTTGCAGATGATGTGACTTCGTTGTCAGACGGTGTTCGAGACGATATTGAACAAATTTTATCTACAATTGTTCGTACTTCAATTGATAAAGAAGCTGCTGGCAATTTAACAGATGAACAAATTGAAGAGAAAATCGTTGTATCCGTTCAACCATTTTTAGGTAACAATGCACAAGCTATAACAGGTGAAGAAACATCGGTTATCCCATGGTGGATTTGGGTAGTTGGTGGTATTTTAGTAGCCGTTATTGCGTTATTAGTTACTACTCTATTATTTAAAAAGAAACGTAAACAACAACAAGAAGATGAAGAAGTTATTGAATACCAACGTGAATTGTTTGTTGATGATATCAATGAAGAAAAGGAAACTGAAAGTACTGTACGCCGTAAACAACTTGAAAAAATGGCGAAAGAAAAGCCAGAAGATTTTGCAAAACTATTACGTAGTTGGATTACTGAGGATTAA
- the topA gene encoding type I DNA topoisomerase → MADYLVIVESPAKAKTIERYLGKKYKVKASIGHVRDLPKSSTGIDTENNYEPKYITIRGKGPVLQDLKNAAKKVKKVYLAADPDREGEAIAWHLATALNIDTSSDCRVVFNEITKDAIVESFKHPRAINMDLVDAQQARRILDRLVGYNISPILWKKVKKGLSAGRVQSVALRLIIDRENEIKNFVPEEYWSIEAAFEKGKKAFEANFYGRNNEKVKLTNEAQVKEILGQIKGNEFEVINVVKKERKRNPSPAFTTSSLQQEAARKLNFRARKTMMLAQQLYEGIDIGKKEGTVGLITYMRTDSTRISETAKTEAVEYINGKYGKDYVVSETKQSKKSANAQDAHEAIRPTSAMRSPDQLKDVLSRDQLRLYRLIWERFIASQMAPAILDTVSVDLENSGVQFRANGSHVKFPGFMKLYIEGTDDQSEETTKLLPEMEIGDKVKTLNIDPNQHFTQPPPRYTEARLVKELEELGIGRPSTYAPTLDVIQRRGYVQLDTKRFVPTELGEIVHSVMLEFFPEIINIEFTAKMEQDLDKIEEGQTNWVRIIDEFYRDFEKHVQHADEAMEKIEIKDEPAGEDCENCGAPMVFKLGRYGKFMACSNFPDCRNTKAIMKLIGVKCPSCEEGEIVERKSKTKRTFYGCNRYPECEFVSWDKPINRPCPKCSSLLVEKKLKKGIQIQCTKCDYEETPTQ, encoded by the coding sequence ATGGCAGATTATTTAGTGATAGTAGAATCACCAGCAAAAGCGAAGACAATTGAACGATATTTAGGAAAGAAATATAAAGTAAAAGCATCGATTGGTCATGTTCGAGACTTACCAAAAAGTAGTACAGGTATAGATACGGAAAATAATTATGAACCGAAATATATTACGATTCGTGGTAAAGGCCCCGTGTTACAGGACTTGAAAAATGCTGCGAAAAAAGTGAAGAAAGTCTATCTCGCGGCCGACCCTGATCGTGAAGGGGAAGCGATTGCGTGGCATTTAGCGACAGCTCTAAACATTGATACAAGTTCTGACTGTCGTGTTGTATTTAACGAGATTACAAAAGATGCAATTGTAGAATCATTCAAACATCCACGTGCTATTAATATGGACTTAGTCGATGCTCAGCAGGCACGTCGAATTTTAGATAGATTAGTTGGATACAATATTAGTCCGATTTTATGGAAAAAAGTGAAAAAAGGTTTATCTGCTGGACGTGTCCAATCAGTAGCATTAAGATTAATCATTGATCGTGAAAATGAAATTAAAAATTTTGTACCCGAAGAATATTGGTCGATTGAAGCAGCTTTTGAGAAAGGAAAGAAAGCTTTTGAAGCAAACTTCTACGGTCGTAACAATGAAAAAGTAAAATTAACAAATGAAGCCCAAGTAAAAGAAATATTGGGACAAATTAAAGGGAACGAATTTGAAGTAATTAACGTTGTAAAAAAAGAACGTAAACGTAATCCATCACCTGCTTTTACGACATCCTCTTTACAACAAGAAGCAGCTAGAAAGCTAAATTTCCGAGCAAGGAAAACGATGATGCTAGCTCAACAACTATATGAAGGTATAGACATTGGTAAAAAAGAAGGTACAGTGGGATTAATTACGTATATGCGTACTGACTCAACACGTATTTCTGAAACAGCAAAAACGGAGGCTGTAGAGTATATCAATGGAAAATACGGAAAAGATTATGTAGTTAGCGAAACAAAACAATCAAAAAAATCAGCCAATGCTCAAGATGCTCACGAAGCGATTCGTCCAACGAGCGCAATGAGATCACCTGACCAGTTAAAAGATGTCTTAAGCCGTGACCAATTACGCTTATATCGTTTAATTTGGGAAAGATTTATTGCAAGCCAAATGGCACCAGCAATTCTAGATACAGTTTCTGTAGACCTAGAAAATTCAGGTGTACAATTCCGTGCAAATGGTTCTCATGTGAAATTTCCTGGATTTATGAAGCTTTATATTGAGGGAACAGATGATCAGTCGGAAGAAACAACAAAACTACTTCCTGAAATGGAAATTGGTGACAAAGTAAAAACCTTAAATATTGACCCTAACCAACATTTCACTCAGCCGCCTCCACGTTATACTGAGGCACGTTTAGTGAAAGAACTTGAAGAATTAGGGATTGGAAGGCCATCAACGTATGCACCTACACTCGATGTGATACAAAGACGTGGTTATGTACAATTAGACACAAAAAGATTTGTACCAACTGAGCTTGGGGAAATTGTACATTCGGTTATGCTTGAATTTTTCCCGGAAATTATCAATATTGAATTTACCGCGAAAATGGAACAGGACCTAGATAAAATTGAAGAAGGTCAAACAAATTGGGTTAGAATTATCGATGAATTCTACCGTGATTTCGAAAAACATGTCCAACATGCAGATGAAGCGATGGAAAAAATTGAAATTAAGGATGAGCCTGCAGGTGAGGATTGTGAAAATTGCGGTGCTCCTATGGTATTTAAATTAGGCCGTTATGGCAAGTTTATGGCATGTTCTAATTTTCCTGATTGCCGAAATACAAAAGCGATAATGAAGCTTATTGGAGTAAAATGTCCAAGCTGTGAAGAGGGAGAAATTGTTGAGCGAAAAAGTAAAACAAAGCGTACTTTTTATGGTTGTAACCGTTATCCTGAGTGTGAATTTGTGTCTTGGGATAAACCTATAAATAGACCTTGTCCAAAATGTAGTTCATTGTTAGTAGAAAAGAAATTGAAAAAAGGTATTCAAATTCAATGTACAAAATGTGATTATGAGGAAACACCAACACAATAA
- the flgB gene encoding flagellar basal body rod protein FlgB: MSIFGGTISSLEKGLQYATLKNKTIAQNIANVDTPNYKAKDVSFKQVLAEEQSTNISANRTDMRHYDFSITQSNSKVFSYENYKYRNNGNGVDMDAEQARLAENTIYYNALIDRINGKLNSLNTVIKGGR, from the coding sequence TTGAGCATATTTGGTGGAACTATAAGTAGTTTAGAAAAAGGATTGCAATATGCTACTTTAAAAAATAAAACGATTGCGCAAAATATTGCAAATGTTGACACGCCGAATTATAAAGCAAAAGATGTAAGCTTTAAACAAGTATTAGCTGAGGAACAAAGTACCAATATTTCTGCTAATAGAACGGATATGAGGCACTACGACTTTAGTATTACTCAATCTAATTCGAAAGTATTTAGTTACGAGAATTATAAATATAGAAATAATGGTAACGGTGTGGATATGGATGCTGAACAAGCTAGATTAGCAGAAAATACAATTTACTATAATGCATTAATTGACCGCATCAATGGAAAATTAAATAGTTTAAATACTGTAATAAAAGGAGGTCGTTAA
- the fliE gene encoding flagellar hook-basal body complex protein FliE, with protein MAINSVFLSAPTQIMNETTKKLPQATPYEAQQNFAGLLKDAISSVNNQQIQSDKMTEKLITGQDVDLHEVMIASQKASITLNATMEVRNKVIDAYQEIMRMSL; from the coding sequence ATGGCAATTAATTCAGTGTTTTTATCAGCACCAACTCAAATAATGAACGAAACTACTAAGAAACTTCCGCAGGCGACGCCGTACGAGGCACAACAAAACTTTGCAGGTCTTTTAAAAGATGCAATTTCATCAGTAAACAACCAACAGATTCAATCAGATAAAATGACGGAGAAATTAATTACTGGACAAGATGTAGATTTACATGAAGTAATGATTGCTTCTCAGAAAGCGAGTATTACATTGAATGCAACAATGGAAGTTCGGAACAAAGTAATAGATGCTTACCAAGAGATTATGCGAATGTCACTATAA
- the flgC gene encoding flagellar basal body rod protein FlgC — MSIFKSMNITSSALTAQRLRMDVISSNIANVDTTRANLVNGEWEPYRRKSVELSSDQGKFSNFLNVAMGKSEVGDGVKVTAINDDTETPFKLVYDPTHPDANEEGYVEMPNVDLLKEMVDLISATRSYEANITVFNANKSMLTKALEIGK, encoded by the coding sequence GTGTCGATTTTTAAAAGTATGAATATAACTTCTTCCGCATTAACTGCACAACGTTTAAGAATGGATGTTATCTCATCAAATATAGCAAATGTAGATACGACCCGAGCTAATCTAGTAAATGGAGAATGGGAGCCTTATAGAAGAAAATCAGTAGAATTATCAAGTGATCAAGGTAAATTCTCAAACTTCTTGAATGTTGCAATGGGTAAAAGTGAAGTTGGAGACGGTGTAAAAGTTACAGCTATTAATGATGACACAGAGACCCCATTTAAATTAGTCTACGACCCTACGCACCCTGATGCGAACGAAGAAGGGTATGTTGAAATGCCGAATGTAGATTTATTAAAAGAAATGGTAGATCTTATTTCAGCAACTCGTTCATATGAAGCGAATATTACAGTTTTTAATGCAAATAAATCAATGTTAACAAAAGCATTAGAAATCGGAAAATAA
- the codY gene encoding GTP-sensing pleiotropic transcriptional regulator CodY, whose amino-acid sequence MNLLSKTRKINSMLQASAGKPVNFKEMADTLGDIIDCNVFIVSRKGKLLGISIHHKIENDRMKRMFEERQFPEEYTQNLFNITETSPNLDIENEHTVFPIENKDLFEKGLTTIVPIIGGGERLGTLILARLDDKFEDDDLILGEYGATVVGMEILREKSEEIEEEARSKAVVQMAINSLSYSELEAIEHIFEELDGNEGLLVASKIADRVGITRSVIVNALRKLESAGVIESRSLGMKGTYIKVLNDKFLIALAEIKMK is encoded by the coding sequence ATGAATTTATTAAGTAAAACGCGTAAAATTAACTCGATGTTACAAGCGTCAGCTGGTAAACCGGTTAACTTCAAAGAGATGGCAGACACGCTTGGTGATATTATCGATTGCAACGTATTTATAGTAAGCCGTAAAGGAAAATTACTTGGTATTTCTATTCACCATAAAATCGAGAATGATCGAATGAAAAGAATGTTTGAAGAACGTCAATTTCCAGAAGAATATACGCAAAACTTATTCAATATTACAGAAACATCACCAAATTTAGATATTGAAAATGAACATACCGTTTTCCCGATTGAAAATAAAGATTTGTTCGAAAAAGGGTTAACAACGATTGTTCCTATTATTGGTGGTGGTGAACGATTAGGTACATTAATCTTGGCTCGACTAGATGACAAGTTTGAAGATGATGATCTAATACTTGGTGAATATGGTGCGACAGTAGTTGGAATGGAAATTTTACGTGAAAAATCAGAAGAAATAGAAGAAGAAGCACGTAGTAAGGCTGTTGTTCAAATGGCAATCAACTCATTATCATATAGTGAATTAGAAGCGATTGAGCACATATTTGAAGAGCTTGATGGTAATGAAGGTTTATTAGTAGCATCTAAAATCGCTGACCGTGTAGGTATTACGCGTTCTGTTATTGTTAATGCATTACGTAAACTTGAGTCTGCGGGTGTTATTGAATCCCGTTCATTAGGAATGAAGGGTACCTATATTAAAGTGTTAAATGATAAATTCCTAATTGCCTTAGCTGAAATTAAAATGAAATAA
- the xerC gene encoding tyrosine recombinase XerC → MLIDIDTALEQFIRFVQVEKNFSVHTVREYEYDLKDFLTFCKQEGVKDLNEVEYIHARLYVTKLYEERKARTSISRKISSIRSFFRYLNREYQLDDAPFRSLYHPKKEKRLPNFFYEEELSQLFEANFGDDMKAIRNTALLELLYATGIRVSECTTIDLEDIDFNFSIIRVMGKGRKERIVPFGQYANDAVLRYVQEVRPTLVKDKNHHRVFVNLRGAPLTTGGVRYILNEMIDHASLKTKIYPHMLRHTFATHLLNNGADLRTVQELLGHANLSSTQVYTHVTKEHLRNTYMNAHPRA, encoded by the coding sequence ATGTTGATTGATATCGACACAGCATTGGAACAATTCATACGATTTGTACAGGTTGAAAAGAACTTCTCAGTACATACAGTAAGAGAGTATGAGTATGATTTGAAAGACTTTCTTACTTTTTGTAAACAAGAGGGAGTTAAGGATTTAAACGAAGTGGAATATATTCATGCAAGACTTTACGTAACAAAACTGTACGAAGAAAGAAAAGCACGGACTTCTATTTCTAGAAAAATTTCTTCAATTCGGTCTTTTTTCCGCTATCTAAATCGTGAATACCAATTAGATGACGCTCCCTTCCGTTCGCTTTATCATCCTAAAAAAGAGAAAAGACTACCTAATTTCTTTTATGAAGAAGAACTATCACAATTGTTCGAAGCGAATTTTGGTGATGATATGAAGGCAATTCGTAATACCGCATTACTCGAATTACTTTATGCAACTGGTATCCGTGTCAGCGAATGTACGACGATTGATTTAGAGGATATTGATTTTAACTTTTCAATTATTAGAGTGATGGGAAAAGGTAGAAAAGAGAGAATTGTTCCATTCGGACAATATGCTAATGATGCTGTATTGAGATATGTTCAGGAAGTTCGACCAACCTTAGTGAAGGATAAAAACCATCATCGTGTATTTGTCAATTTGCGGGGAGCGCCATTAACGACGGGAGGCGTCCGTTATATATTAAATGAAATGATTGATCATGCCTCTTTGAAGACTAAAATTTACCCTCATATGTTGCGGCATACGTTTGCTACTCATTTATTAAATAATGGAGCTGATTTAAGAACAGTTCAGGAGTTGTTAGGTCATGCTAATTTATCATCTACACAAGTCTATACACATGTAACAAAGGAACACCTTCGAAATACTTATATGAATGCTCATCCACGAGCATAA
- the fliH gene encoding flagellar assembly protein FliH, translating into MTSLSRIIRSPLSKTFLHEDKTIEIQIRDIFTEQFDDINEEQKEPTIEELFSEKNRKLTEERNQLRFERDEFEQYRTQALEEINRLKQLWEEEKLLLQKQAYDVGFQEGYEEGIRKANADMQESLQTANQTIENSIINAQKYIDDQEHVILHLALTSAERIIGAALGREDELFLSIVKRGLKEAREMKDIKLYVSPKYHSLVTKNRDELMEIFPPDVPFIIFVNDELNDTDCYIETNHGRIVVSIDEQLNELRLKLSEILDSKE; encoded by the coding sequence ATGACGTCATTGTCTAGGATTATCCGCTCTCCACTATCGAAAACATTCCTACATGAAGATAAAACTATAGAAATTCAAATTCGCGATATTTTTACAGAGCAATTTGATGACATAAATGAAGAACAAAAAGAACCGACGATTGAAGAACTATTTTCTGAAAAGAACCGAAAACTTACTGAGGAAAGAAATCAGTTACGCTTTGAGCGTGACGAGTTTGAACAATACCGTACACAAGCTTTAGAAGAAATCAATCGGTTAAAACAATTGTGGGAAGAAGAAAAGTTACTATTACAAAAACAAGCATACGATGTGGGATTTCAAGAAGGTTATGAGGAAGGGATCCGAAAGGCTAATGCGGATATGCAAGAGTCGCTTCAGACTGCTAATCAAACGATTGAAAATTCTATCATTAATGCACAAAAATATATTGATGACCAAGAACATGTCATATTACATTTAGCACTAACTTCAGCAGAACGTATTATTGGAGCTGCACTTGGACGTGAAGATGAATTGTTTTTATCTATTGTTAAACGTGGTCTAAAAGAAGCTCGTGAAATGAAAGATATTAAACTATATGTTTCACCAAAGTATCATAGCTTAGTGACAAAAAATCGTGATGAATTAATGGAAATTTTCCCACCTGATGTACCGTTTATTATTTTTGTAAATGATGAACTAAATGATACCGACTGTTATATCGAAACAAACCATGGTCGAATTGTTGTTTCAATTGATGAACAGTTAAATGAATTGCGGTTAAAACTTAGCGAAATTTTAGATAGTAAGGAATGA
- the fliG gene encoding flagellar motor switch protein FliG produces the protein MSLKKDKELTGKQKAALLLISLGPEVSASVYKHLNEEEIERLTLEISGVKKVEPGVKEDIIEEFHNIALAQDYISQGGIGYAKTVLEKALGNEQAQAIINRLTSSLQVRPFDFARKADPSQIFNFIQNEHPQTIALILSYLDPGQAGVILSSLPQEVQADIAKRIAVMDSTSPEVISEIESVLERKLSSTVTQDYTETGGVDAVVEVLNGVDRQTEKTILDALEIQDPELAEEIKKRMFVFEDIVTLDNRSIQRVIRDCENEDLLLSMKVSSEEVKDIIFRNMSQRMADTFREEMEIMGPVRLRDVEEAQSRIVAVIRRLEDAGEIIIARGGGDDVIV, from the coding sequence GTGTCGTTAAAAAAGGATAAAGAATTGACTGGCAAACAAAAAGCTGCTCTTCTATTAATTTCTCTTGGACCTGAAGTTTCTGCTTCAGTTTATAAACATTTGAATGAAGAAGAAATTGAACGATTGACACTGGAAATTTCAGGAGTCAAAAAAGTTGAACCAGGTGTTAAAGAAGATATAATAGAAGAATTTCACAACATAGCATTAGCACAAGATTATATTTCTCAAGGTGGTATTGGCTATGCGAAAACTGTCTTAGAAAAAGCATTAGGGAATGAACAAGCACAAGCTATCATCAATCGTCTAACATCTTCATTACAAGTAAGACCTTTTGATTTTGCTAGAAAAGCTGACCCATCGCAAATTTTTAATTTTATTCAAAATGAGCACCCTCAGACGATTGCGCTCATTTTATCTTATTTAGATCCAGGGCAAGCTGGAGTGATTTTATCTTCACTACCGCAAGAAGTTCAAGCTGATATTGCGAAACGTATTGCTGTGATGGATTCAACGTCACCAGAAGTAATTAGTGAGATTGAATCTGTATTAGAACGAAAGTTATCTTCGACTGTTACACAGGATTACACTGAAACTGGCGGTGTGGATGCAGTTGTTGAAGTGTTAAATGGTGTCGATAGACAAACTGAGAAAACAATTTTAGATGCGTTAGAAATTCAAGATCCTGAGTTAGCTGAAGAAATTAAGAAACGTATGTTTGTCTTTGAGGATATTGTCACATTAGATAATCGTTCAATACAACGAGTAATCCGTGATTGTGAAAATGAAGACTTACTACTTTCTATGAAAGTTAGTAGTGAAGAAGTGAAAGATATTATCTTTAGAAATATGTCTCAACGTATGGCTGATACATTTAGAGAAGAAATGGAAATCATGGGTCCTGTACGTCTTCGCGATGTGGAAGAAGCACAATCTAGAATTGTGGCAGTTATTCGTCGTTTAGAAGATGCAGGAGAAATTATTATTGCCCGTGGTGGAGGAGATGACGTCATTGTCTAG
- the hslV gene encoding ATP-dependent protease subunit HslV, producing MEQFHATTIFAIHHNGKCAMAGDGQVTLGNSVVMKHTARKVRKLYQGKVLAGFAGSVADAFTLFEMFEAKLNEYNGNLQRAAVEVAKQWRGDKMLRQLEALLLVMDQSTLLLISGTGEVIEPDDGILAIGSGGNYALAAGRALKRHAGENLTAKEIAKAALTIAADICVYTNHNIIVEALEE from the coding sequence ATGGAACAATTTCATGCCACAACGATATTTGCGATTCACCATAATGGTAAATGTGCGATGGCTGGTGATGGACAGGTAACGTTAGGTAACTCAGTTGTAATGAAACACACTGCACGGAAAGTTAGAAAACTTTACCAAGGGAAAGTTTTAGCTGGTTTTGCAGGCTCAGTTGCAGATGCCTTCACTTTATTTGAAATGTTTGAAGCAAAGTTGAATGAGTATAATGGCAATTTACAACGTGCTGCTGTTGAAGTAGCAAAACAATGGCGAGGAGACAAGATGCTTCGTCAGCTTGAAGCTTTATTGTTAGTTATGGATCAGTCAACGTTACTTTTGATATCTGGAACAGGTGAAGTAATAGAACCGGATGACGGAATACTTGCAATTGGTTCCGGTGGTAACTATGCGCTAGCAGCTGGTCGCGCGTTAAAAAGACATGCAGGGGAAAACTTAACTGCAAAAGAAATTGCGAAAGCAGCATTAACTATTGCTGCAGATATTTGTGTATATACAAACCATAACATTATCGTGGAGGCGCTTGAAGAATGA
- the hslU gene encoding ATP-dependent protease ATPase subunit HslU — protein sequence MTEQHLTPRQITEHLNRHIVGQAQAKRAVAIALRNRYRRSMLNDEMKNEIIPKNILMIGPTGVGKTEIARRIAKLTNAPFIKVEATKFTEVGYVGRDVESMVRDLVESSRRLVKDEMMEGVKEQAENQANEAIVKLLVPSKRKAKMAQNPFEMLFGGQKNEKPIEDDTHEEAEIRSRRHQIAEDLKAGKLEDDWVTVEVTEQNTALFDMMPGMGMDMNSSGMQDMLSSLMPKKTKKRKMKVKDARRVLTIEEANKLIDSDELAGEAIRRAEQLGIIFIDEIDKIASRSTSSTADVSREGVQRDILPIVEGSTVTTKYGPVKTDFILFIAAGAFHMSKPSDLIPELQGRFPIRVELEKLTKEDFVRILKEPDQSLISQYKALLGTEGVTIEFTDGAIERIAEIATEVNQETDNIGARRLHTILERLLEELSFEASEIGPSHIEITPTYVDKKLGEISKNKDLSQFIL from the coding sequence ATGACAGAACAACATTTAACGCCAAGACAAATTACAGAACATTTGAACAGACATATTGTTGGCCAAGCTCAAGCTAAAAGAGCTGTAGCTATTGCGCTACGTAATCGCTATAGACGTTCGATGTTAAACGACGAAATGAAGAACGAAATTATTCCTAAAAATATTTTAATGATTGGACCAACAGGGGTCGGTAAAACAGAAATCGCTCGCCGAATTGCTAAACTAACGAATGCTCCGTTTATCAAAGTGGAAGCTACAAAATTTACGGAAGTTGGTTATGTTGGTCGTGATGTTGAATCGATGGTACGTGACCTTGTCGAATCTTCTAGAAGACTAGTGAAAGATGAAATGATGGAAGGCGTAAAAGAACAGGCTGAAAATCAAGCAAATGAAGCGATTGTCAAATTATTAGTCCCTTCTAAAAGAAAAGCTAAAATGGCACAAAATCCATTTGAAATGCTTTTTGGTGGTCAAAAAAATGAGAAACCGATTGAAGATGACACCCACGAAGAAGCGGAAATTCGTTCAAGACGTCATCAAATTGCAGAAGACCTAAAGGCAGGAAAGTTAGAAGATGATTGGGTTACTGTGGAAGTTACCGAACAAAACACAGCTTTATTCGATATGATGCCTGGGATGGGTATGGATATGAATTCATCAGGAATGCAAGATATGTTATCAAGTTTGATGCCAAAAAAAACGAAAAAACGCAAAATGAAAGTTAAAGATGCTAGAAGAGTGTTAACAATTGAAGAGGCTAACAAATTAATCGATTCCGATGAACTAGCCGGGGAAGCAATCCGCAGAGCAGAGCAATTAGGTATTATTTTTATTGATGAAATTGATAAAATCGCTAGTCGTAGCACTTCCTCAACTGCAGATGTATCTCGTGAAGGTGTTCAACGCGATATATTACCAATCGTAGAAGGGTCAACTGTTACTACAAAATACGGTCCAGTGAAAACAGATTTTATTTTGTTTATTGCAGCAGGGGCATTCCATATGTCAAAACCGAGCGATTTAATTCCTGAATTACAGGGACGATTCCCAATTCGTGTAGAGCTTGAAAAACTGACAAAAGAAGATTTTGTTCGAATTTTAAAAGAACCAGATCAATCGTTAATATCGCAATATAAAGCGCTACTTGGAACTGAAGGTGTAACAATCGAGTTTACTGATGGAGCAATTGAACGAATTGCAGAGATTGCGACAGAGGTAAACCAAGAAACGGATAATATCGGAGCAAGAAGGCTGCATACGATTTTAGAACGTCTATTAGAAGAATTATCGTTTGAAGCATCTGAAATAGGACCAAGTCATATCGAAATTACTCCAACCTATGTAGATAAAAAACTCGGGGAAATTTCGAAAAATAAAGATTTATCACAATTTATATTATAA